One Deltaproteobacteria bacterium genomic window carries:
- a CDS encoding glycosyl hydrolase → MMEPDIVGSQKGMWWAAIGAFCFLMMIAACHKEEGRSPSDDQGKPPRNAQGPLSHGAQAMGPPPITFGDKFYDVAAPDKDHVWVVGYFGAITHSSDGGKTWSRQQAGTFQALTGVSFVSEKEGWIVGDQGTILHTKDGGNHWEKQKSPVTDQKLLKVQFLNDREGFCVGTFGTVLHTVDGGSTWEKLPFQEDVILNDLVFLNPREGWIAGEFETILHTVDGGKTFQKQRRDQLGKLFGIAFKDEKRGVAVGTAGKILVTSDGGRSWQETKSNTEDSLLKVRFLDSRLMAVGLRGAVVQSSDNGQTWSPLIIPGHYSWLSGLAFFNNGGFLVGNEGKILASHDAGKTWSRLGLPPFMGAVGKE, encoded by the coding sequence ATGATGGAACCTGACATTGTTGGAAGTCAAAAAGGGATGTGGTGGGCAGCGATAGGGGCCTTCTGTTTTCTGATGATGATCGCAGCTTGTCATAAGGAGGAAGGCCGGTCACCTTCGGACGATCAGGGAAAGCCTCCGAGAAATGCACAAGGACCTTTGAGTCATGGCGCTCAGGCCATGGGGCCGCCACCGATCACTTTTGGCGACAAGTTTTACGATGTGGCCGCGCCGGATAAAGATCATGTCTGGGTGGTAGGCTACTTCGGGGCCATTACTCATTCTTCAGACGGGGGCAAGACCTGGTCCCGCCAGCAGGCCGGCACCTTCCAGGCCTTAACCGGCGTATCTTTCGTCAGCGAAAAAGAGGGCTGGATCGTGGGCGACCAAGGGACCATCCTCCATACCAAAGACGGGGGCAACCACTGGGAGAAGCAGAAGAGTCCGGTCACTGACCAGAAACTCCTCAAGGTCCAATTTCTTAATGATCGGGAAGGCTTTTGCGTGGGGACCTTCGGCACTGTCCTCCATACGGTAGACGGGGGGAGCACATGGGAAAAGCTACCTTTCCAGGAAGACGTGATTTTAAACGACCTGGTATTCCTGAATCCCCGGGAAGGCTGGATCGCCGGTGAATTTGAAACCATCCTCCATACCGTGGACGGCGGAAAGACCTTTCAGAAACAACGGAGAGATCAATTGGGCAAACTCTTCGGCATCGCCTTTAAAGATGAAAAGAGGGGCGTGGCGGTCGGTACTGCCGGAAAGATTCTGGTCACCTCCGACGGCGGCCGAAGCTGGCAAGAGACCAAGAGTAACACCGAAGATAGCCTGCTCAAGGTCCGATTTCTCGATTCCAGGCTGATGGCCGTCGGTTTACGGGGGGCCGTGGTCCAATCATCGGATAACGGCCAGACCTGGTCTCCTCTGATCATCCCCGGCCACTATTCCTGGCTTTCAGGCCTGGCCTTTTTTAACAACGGCGGGTTTTTAGTGGGCAATGAAGGCAAGATCCTGGCCAGCCATGATGCCGGCAAAACCTGGAGCCGTCTCGGTCTGCCTCCCTTTATGGGCGCCGTGGGGAAGGAGTAA
- a CDS encoding 3-hydroxyacyl-CoA dehydrogenase family protein — LKSVGKRPVKVKKDVPGFVGNRLQHALWREAISIVEQGIAEPEMVDEVIKSGFGIRLPVLGPLQNVDMVGLDLTLQIHDYILPHIEKSSNPSPLLRQKQEAGELGFKTGKGFYEWSQKAIEDCRKGLIEHLIRWNREQDKD, encoded by the coding sequence GCTGAAATCAGTAGGTAAAAGGCCGGTGAAGGTCAAAAAGGATGTGCCAGGATTCGTAGGCAATAGACTCCAGCACGCCCTTTGGCGGGAAGCGATCTCCATCGTCGAACAAGGCATTGCCGAACCGGAGATGGTTGATGAAGTCATTAAAAGCGGCTTTGGGATCAGGCTGCCAGTGCTGGGACCTTTACAGAATGTCGATATGGTCGGCTTGGACCTGACCCTCCAGATCCATGATTATATCCTCCCTCATATTGAAAAATCTTCCAATCCCTCTCCGTTGTTAAGGCAAAAGCAGGAAGCCGGAGAACTGGGTTTCAAGACGGGAAAGGGATTTTATGAATGGAGTCAGAAGGCTATCGAAGACTGCCGAAAAGGGCTCATAGAACACCTCATCCGTTGGAATCGAGAGCAGGATAAGGATTAA